The following are encoded in a window of Carya illinoinensis cultivar Pawnee chromosome 15, C.illinoinensisPawnee_v1, whole genome shotgun sequence genomic DNA:
- the LOC122297005 gene encoding TMV resistance protein N-like — MAFQLGASSSCSFSSSSIPRWTQDVFLSFIGEDVCQNFISHLYHALHQRGINTYIDNNLERGEEISPELFKAIEGSMIFIVVFSKNYSDSKWCLDELLKILECKEMVKQIVLPQFYDVDSSHVRHQKKSFGEAFARVEYKFKADKVKLTKWKVALEKVSNLSGFEFADRDESEFIQDIIKWVD, encoded by the exons ATGGCCTTTCAATTAGGagcttcttcctcttgctcATTCTCGTCTTCTTCCATTCCTAGGTGGACTCAGGATGTATTCTTGAGTTTTATAGGTGAGGATGTTTGCCAAAACTTTATTTCTCATCTATATCATGCTTTGCATCAAAGGGGAATCAACACTTACATAGACAACAATCTCGAAAGAGGAGAGGAAATTTCGCCTGAACTTTTCAAAGCAATTGAAGGATCAATGATTTTTATCGTTGTATTTTCTAAAAACTATTCAGATTCCAAATGGTGTTTAGATGAACTATTGAAGATCCTTGAGTGTAAGGAAATGGTGAAACAAATTGTTTTACCCCAGTTTTACGATGTAGATTCGTCGCATGTACGACatcaaaaaaagagttttggagAAGCATTTGCTAGAGTTGAATATAAGTTCAAGGCTGATAAAGTAAAGCTTACAAAGTGGAAGGTAGCTTTAGAAAAAGTATCCAATTTGTCCGGATTCGAATTTGCGGACAG GGATGAATCAGAGTTTATTCAAGATATCATTAAATGGGTGGACTAA
- the LOC122297007 gene encoding uncharacterized protein LOC122297007 — translation MRLNPSKCAFGVQSGKFLGFIVSERGIEASPDKIEAITNMKLPKNLNETQQLAGRVVALEATRKGRHALHVSSGLPACCIRHPYKGEEAVQHLVYYVSRALRGAEARYPRIELLAFALIVAARKLRPYFQAHVVKVLTEAPLVKILRKLDCTGRLIGWSIELSEFDIEYEPRKAIKGQAMADFLAEFSDFPQEQVITPSGKPWILFIDGSSYRLGGGLGIHLLSPDGQKWYYMVTLAFKIMNNEAEYEALIAGLSVAAQIGATEVEARLDSQVVVNQVLGLYATKGEKLRKYLGRVWEIRDLFSYFAITQIPRADNEVADRMARAASGGEEVPLPWPVERRVIEVPAVGIEVGVLGSGTPDWANSIVDYLDEGRLPEAKEEMRKIKKRAARFLLIDGILYKRGFSVPLLQCISTQEAQHVLAEIHEGIFENHSGGRTLARKAIGQDTTGPMI, via the exons ATGAGACTGAACCCATCGAAATGTGCTTTCGGGGTCCAATCAGGGAAATTCTTAGGCTTCATTGTATCGGAGAGAGGAATTGAAGCTTCTCCAGATAAGATAGAAGCCATAACCAATATGAAGCTGCCAAAAAATCTAAACGAGACTCAACAACTGGCGGGGAGAGTGGTAGCCCTGGAAG CAACCAGAAAAGGGAGACATGCTCTACATGTATCTAGCGGTCTCCCCGCATGCTGTATCCGCCATCCTTATAAAGGAGAAGAAGCCGTGCAACATTTGGTGTATTACGTGAGTCGAGCACTCAGAGGAGCAGAGGCAAGATACCCTCGAATTGAGTTGTTGGCATTTGCCTTGATAGTGGCAGCTAGGAAACTCCGTCCTTATTTTCAGGCCCACGTAGTGAAGGTACTGACAGAGGCTCCATTGGTGAAAATACTGAGGAAGCTAGATTGTACAGGGAGGCTGATAGGTTGGTCAATTGAGCTGAGTGAGTTCGATATAGAGTACGAGCCAAGGAAAGCCATTAAAGGTCAAGCAATGGCAGATTTTTTAGCAGAATTCTCAGACTTTCCCCAAGAACAGGTAATAACGCCATCAGGGAAGCCGTGGATATTGTTCATAGACGGGTCGTCCTACCGGCTAGGCGGAGGCCTGGGGATACATTTGCTGAGCCCTGATGGCCAGAAATGGTATTACATGGTCACACTGGCATTTAAGATAATGAACAATGAAGCTGAGTATGAAGCACTGATAGCGGGGTTATCTGTAGCCGCCCAAATCGGGGCAACTGAAGTAGAAGCCAGGTTGGATTCACAAGTGGTAGTAAATCAGGTTTTGGGCCTGTACGCTACTAAGGGCGAAAAGTTAAGGAAATACTTGGGACGAGTTTGGGAGATACGCGATCTTTTCTCATACTTCGCTATAACTCAGATACCAAGGGCGGACAACGAAGTCGCAGACAGAATGGCACGGGCAGCATCAGGAGGGGAGGAGGTACCCCTACCATGGCCAGTCGAGAGAAGGGTCATCGAGGTCCCAGCTGTGGGCATTGAGGTAGGAGTCCTGGGGTCAGGCACCCCAGATTGGGCGAACAGTATAGTGGACTACTTGGATGAAGGAAGATTGCCGGAAGCAAAAGAAGAGAtgagaaagataaagaaaagggcGGCAAGATTCCTACTCATCGACGGAATCCTTTATAAAAGAGGCTTCTCTGTCCCTTTACTACAATGCATCTCCACACAAGAAGCACAACATGTCTTAGCCGAGATACACGAGGGGATATTTGAAAATCACAGTGGGGGAAGAACCTTGGCCAGGAAAGCGATCGGCCAGGATACTACTGGCCCAATGATCTGA